A genome region from Setaria italica strain Yugu1 chromosome III, Setaria_italica_v2.0, whole genome shotgun sequence includes the following:
- the LOC101783081 gene encoding elongation factor 1-alpha — translation MGKEKSHINIVVIGHVDSGKSTTTGHLIYKLGGIDKRVIERFEKEAAEMNKRSFKYAWVLDKLKAERERGITIDIALWKFETTKYYCTVIDAPGHRDFIKNMITGTSQADCAVLIIDSTTGGFEAGISKDGQTREHALLAFTLGVKQMICCCNKMDATTPKYSKARYDEIVKEVSSYLKKVGYNPDKIAFVPISGFEGDNMIERSTNLDWYKGPTLLEALDQINEPKRPSDKPLRLPLQDVYKIGGIGTVPVGRVETGIIKPGMLVTFGPTGLTTEVKSVEMHHEALQEALPGDNVGFNVKNVAVKDLKRGFVASNSKDDPAKEAASFTSQVIIMNHPGQIGNGYAPVLDCHTSHIAVKFAELITKIDRRSGKELEKEPKFLKNGDAGMVKMIPTKPMVVETFSEYPPLGRFAVRDMRQTVAVGVIKSVEKKDPTGAKVTKAAAKKK, via the exons ATGGGTAAGGAGAAGTCCCACATCAACATCGTGGTCATTGGCCACGTCGACTCCGGCAAGTCGACCACCACCGGCCACCTGATCTACAAGCTTGGAGGTATCGACAAGCGTGTGATCGAGAGGTTCGAGAAGGAGGCCGCTGAGATGAACAAGCGGTCCTTCAAGTACGCGTGGGTGCTTGACAAGCTCAAGGCTGAGCGTGAGAGGGGTATCACCATTGATATCGCCCTGTGGAAGTTCGAGACCACCAAGTACTACTGCACAGTCATTGATGCCCCTGGACACCGTGATTTCATCAAGAACATGATCACTGGTACCTCCCAGGCTGACTGTGCTGTCCTTATCATTGACTCCACCACTGGTGGTTTTGAGGCTGGTATCTCCAAGGATGGCCAGACCCGTGAGCATGCTCTCCTTGCTTTCACCCTTGGAGTGAAGCAGATGATCTGCTGCTGCAACAAG ATGGATGCCACCACTCCCAAGTACTCCAAGGCCCGCTATGATGAGATTGTTAAGGAAGTCTCCTCCTACCTGAAGAAGGTGGGTTACAACCCTGACAAGATTGCCTTCGTCCCAATCTCTGGTTTTGAGGGTGACAACATGATTGAGAGGTCCACCAACCTTGACTGGTACAAGGGCCCAACCCTGCTTGAGGCTCTTGACCAGATCAACGAGCCCAAGAGGCCTTCGGACAAGCCCCTCCGTCTTCCCCTTCAGGATGTGTACAAGATTGGTGGTATTGGAACCGTCCCTGTTGGCCGTGTTGAGACCGGTATCATCAAGCCTGGTATGCTTGTCACCTTTGGTCCCACTGGCCTGACTACTGAGGTGAAGTCAGTTGAGATGCACCACGAGGCTCTCCAGGAGGCCCTTCCTGGTGACAACGTTGGGTTCAACGTGAAGAACGTTGCTGTGAAGGATCTCAAGCGTGGGTTTGTggcctccaactccaaggaTGACCCTGCCAAGGAGGCTGCCAGCTTCACCTCCCAGGTCATCATCATGAACCACCCTGGGCAGATCGGCAATGGCTACGCCCCAGTGCTGGACTGCCACACCTCCCACATTGCTGTCAAGTTTGCTGAGCTCATTACCAAGATCGACAGACGATCCGGTAAGGAGCTTGAGAAGGAGCCCAAGTTCCTGAAGAATGGTGATGCTGGTATGGTGAAGATGATTCCCACCAAGCCCATGGTGGTGGAGACCTTCTCTGAGTACCCTCCTCTTGGTCGTTTTGCTGTCCGTGACATGAGGCAAACGGTTGCTGTTGGAGTCATCAAGAGTGTGGAGAAGAAGGACCCAACAGGCGCCAAGGTGACCAAGGCTGCAGCCAAGAAGAAATGA
- the LOC101783482 gene encoding elongation factor 1-alpha: MGKEKSHINIVVIGHVDSGKSTTTGHLIYKLGGIDKRVIERFEKEAAEMNKRSFKYAWVLDKLKAERERGITIDIALWKFETTKYYCTVIDAPGHRDFIKNMITGTSQADCAVLIIDSTTGGFEAGISKDGQTREHALLAFTLGVKQMICCCNKMDATTPKYSKARYDEIVKEVSSYLKKVGYNPDKIAFVPISGFEGDNMIERSTNLDWYKGPTLLEALDQINEPKRPSDKPLRLPLQDVYKIGGIGTVPVGRVETGIIKPGMLVTFGPTGLTTEVKSVEMHHEALQEALPGDNVGFNVKNVAVKDLKRGFVASNSKDDPAKEAASFTSQVIIMNHPGQIGNGYAPVLDCHTSHIAVKFAELITKIDRRSGKELEKEPKFLKNGDAGMVKMIPTKPMVVETFSEYPPLGRFAVRDMRQTVAVGVIKSVEKKDPTGAKVTKAAAKKK; encoded by the exons ATGGGTAAGGAGAAGTCCCACATCAACATCGTGGTCATTGGCCACGTCGACTCTGGCAAGTCGACCACCACCGGCCACCTGATCTACAAGCTTGGAGGTATTGACAAGCGTGTGATCGAGAGGTTCGAGAAGGAGGCTGCTGAGATGAACAAGAGGTCCTTCAAGTATGCGTGGGTGCTTGACAAGCTCAAGGCTGAGCGTGAGAGGGGTATCACCATTGATATTGCCCTGTGGAAGTTCGAGACCACCAAGTACTACTGCACAGTCATTGATGCCCCTGGACACCGTGACTTCATCAAGAACATGATCACTGGTACCTCCCAGGCTGACTGTGCTGTCCTCATCATTGACTCCACCACTGGTGGTTTTGAGGCTGGTATCTCCAAGGATGGCCAGACACGTGAGCATGCTCTCCTTGCTTTCACTCTTGGAGTGAAACAGATGATTTGCTGCTGCAACAAG ATGGATGCCACCACTCCCAAGTACTCCAAGGCCCGTTATGATGAGATTGTGAAGGAAGTCTCCTCCTACCTGAAGAAGGTGGGATACAACCCTGACAAGATTGCCTTCGTCCCAATCTCTGGTTTTGAGGGTGACAACATGATTGAGAGGTCCACCAACCTTGACTGGTACAAGGGCCCAACCCTGCTTGAGGCTCTTGACCAGATCAACGAGCCCAAGAGGCCTTCGGACAAGCCCCTCCGTCTTCCCCTTCAGGATGTGTACAAGATTGGTGGTATTGGAACCGTCCCTGTTGGCCGTGTTGAGACCGGTATCATCAAGCCTGGTATGCTTGTCACCTTTGGTCCCACTGGCCTGACTACTGAGGTGAAGTCAGTTGAGATGCACCACGAGGCTCTCCAGGAGGCCCTTCCTGGTGACAACGTTGGGTTCAACGTGAAGAACGTTGCTGTGAAGGATCTCAAGCGTGGGTTCGTggcctccaactccaaggaTGACCCTGCCAAGGAGGCTGCCAGCTTCACCTCCCAGGTCATCATCATGAACCACCCTGGGCAGATCGGCAACGGCTACGCCCCAGTGCTGGACTGCCACACCTCCCACATCGCTGTCAAGTTTGCTGAGCTCATTACCAAGATCGACAGACGATCCGGTAAGGAGCTTGAGAAGGAGCCCAAGTTCCTGAAGAATGGTGATGCTGGTATGGTGAAGATGATTCCCACTAAGCCCATGGTGGTGGAGACCTTCTCCGAGTACCCTCCTCTGGGTCGCTTTGCTGTCCGTGACATGAGGCAGACGGTAGCTGTTGGAGTCATCAAGAGTGTGGAGAAGAAGGACCCTACCGGCGCCAAGGTTACCAAGGCTGCAGCCAAGAAGAAATGA